The Pseudarthrobacter sp. NS4 genome includes a window with the following:
- a CDS encoding DUF58 domain-containing protein, translating to MAISGRFVLLVLLGLVPVLLLPGWGTVLGVLAILAALAATDLLLAGSPRAVQVLRSEPGNVTLNRTVDAILTIRNDGNRRLRGTLRDGWQPSAGARNPVQDIDVPAFESRRITVRLRPVRRGDLKARHVTLRSFGPLLLAARQRTIDCPGTLRVLPPFHSRRHLPSKLRKLRELDGKAAVQIRGAGTEFDSLRDYVRGDDVRSIDWRATARRSSVVVRTWRPERDRRVVMVLDTSRTSAARIDDETRLDTGMEAALLLGVLAERGGDRVDFLAFDRRTRARAGSAVQGNLLGQLVQAMAPLEPELIEMDWPAIPAQVRAVTAHRSLVVLLTSLDGGAPEEGLLPAAARLAKDHVVVVAAVRDPQLGVMLRVRGDAADVFRAAAAERALLQRDAVGAELRRYGVEVVDAEPHHLPPRLADMYIRLKAAGKL from the coding sequence ATGGCCATCTCCGGGCGTTTCGTGCTGTTGGTGCTGCTGGGCCTGGTGCCGGTCCTGCTGCTGCCCGGATGGGGAACCGTGCTTGGCGTTCTTGCCATCCTGGCGGCATTGGCAGCAACTGACCTGCTCCTGGCTGGTTCACCGCGGGCAGTCCAGGTCCTGCGTTCCGAACCCGGAAACGTCACCCTGAACAGGACGGTTGATGCGATACTCACGATCCGGAATGACGGGAACCGGCGCCTGCGCGGCACTCTCCGCGACGGTTGGCAGCCCTCCGCCGGAGCACGCAACCCGGTGCAGGACATTGATGTCCCCGCGTTCGAAAGCAGGCGGATCACCGTCCGGCTCCGACCGGTCCGCCGCGGCGACCTCAAGGCCCGGCACGTCACTCTGCGCTCCTTTGGGCCCTTGCTGCTCGCGGCACGGCAGCGGACCATCGATTGTCCCGGCACCCTGAGGGTCCTGCCTCCGTTCCACTCCCGGCGCCACCTGCCGTCCAAGCTGCGCAAACTGCGGGAGCTCGACGGGAAAGCCGCCGTCCAGATCCGCGGGGCGGGAACTGAGTTCGATTCCCTGCGCGACTACGTCCGTGGCGACGACGTCCGTTCCATCGACTGGCGGGCCACCGCCCGCCGTTCCTCCGTCGTCGTGCGTACCTGGCGCCCCGAACGCGACCGGCGCGTGGTGATGGTCCTTGACACGTCCCGGACGTCGGCAGCAAGGATCGACGACGAGACCCGCCTCGATACCGGCATGGAAGCCGCGCTCCTGCTCGGCGTCCTGGCCGAGCGGGGCGGTGACCGGGTGGACTTCCTGGCCTTTGACCGGAGGACGCGTGCCAGGGCGGGATCAGCCGTGCAGGGCAACCTGCTGGGACAACTGGTCCAAGCGATGGCGCCGCTCGAGCCGGAGCTTATCGAGATGGACTGGCCGGCCATTCCGGCTCAGGTCCGTGCCGTTACCGCGCACCGCTCCCTGGTGGTGCTGCTGACCTCGCTGGACGGCGGGGCGCCGGAGGAAGGGCTTCTTCCCGCCGCGGCGCGGCTGGCCAAGGACCATGTTGTGGTGGTGGCGGCTGTCCGCGACCCTCAGCTGGGCGTCATGCTGAGGGTGCGCGGTGATGCAGCTGACGTCTTTCGTGCCGCCGCCGCCGAACGTGCACTCCTGCAGCGCGATGCGGTGGGCGCAGAACTCCGCCGGTACGGCGTGGAAGTGGTGGACGCGGAACCGCACCACCTGCCTCCCCGGCTTGCAGACATGTACATCCGGCTCAAGGCGGCCGGTAAATTGTGA
- a CDS encoding chorismate mutase translates to MTQHNLPSPDSDDYDPSASSLAGQVDNSVMAELLSIRSSIDNIDATLVYLLAERFKATQKVGFLKAAHRLPAGDPGRETAQIARLRRLAEDAHLDPAFAEKFLNFIIGEVIRHHEAIAEDHQAGSGQHPQASALA, encoded by the coding sequence ATGACGCAGCACAACCTTCCCTCTCCTGACTCCGACGATTACGATCCCTCCGCCAGTTCGTTGGCCGGCCAGGTGGACAACTCGGTGATGGCTGAACTGCTGTCCATCCGCTCCAGCATCGACAACATCGACGCGACCCTGGTGTACCTCCTGGCCGAGCGCTTCAAAGCCACCCAGAAAGTGGGCTTCCTCAAGGCCGCCCACCGCCTGCCCGCGGGAGATCCCGGACGCGAAACGGCGCAGATTGCCAGACTCCGCAGGCTCGCCGAAGATGCGCACCTCGATCCTGCCTTCGCAGAAAAATTCCTGAACTTCATCATCGGGGAAGTCATCCGCCATCACGAAGCGATCGCTGAGGACCACCAGGCAGGGTCCGGCCAGCACCCGCAGGCATCAGCACTCGCATGA
- a CDS encoding DUF4166 domain-containing protein, with amino-acid sequence MNVPIYQQVLGADFARLQPELQDYFSLVPGSGRYGVGEGTFDVVGCRQDWLRPFLRLTSGEEAFFPEYGENIPFRIENHAHQDPFGRSSLTARREIRFPGRTRIFQDTTSVSSRKGSTQLVDYVGRYRRMVTDLNLSVTAEGRLRGVSEASRLFLGPLRVPLPAPVDAKAYAEQWWDPAEGPNGRHHIQVKVIQPQIGLVLVYAGSFDYRLRAYTGGSSAQSFLPRYAQPDRWENRV; translated from the coding sequence ATGAACGTACCGATCTACCAACAGGTACTCGGGGCGGACTTTGCCAGGCTGCAGCCTGAACTGCAGGATTATTTCTCCCTTGTGCCGGGCTCCGGCCGGTACGGTGTGGGGGAAGGAACGTTCGACGTCGTGGGCTGCCGGCAGGATTGGCTGCGTCCTTTCCTGCGTCTCACCAGTGGAGAGGAAGCCTTCTTTCCGGAGTACGGTGAGAACATCCCGTTCCGGATCGAAAACCACGCCCACCAGGATCCGTTCGGCCGCTCCAGCCTGACAGCCCGGCGCGAGATCCGGTTTCCCGGCCGGACCCGCATTTTCCAGGACACCACCAGCGTCAGCAGCCGGAAGGGAAGCACGCAACTGGTGGACTACGTGGGCCGCTACCGCCGGATGGTAACTGACCTGAATCTCAGTGTTACCGCGGAGGGAAGGCTGCGCGGAGTATCAGAAGCTTCCCGGCTCTTCCTTGGTCCGCTCCGTGTGCCACTTCCGGCGCCCGTGGATGCCAAGGCCTACGCCGAGCAATGGTGGGATCCGGCAGAAGGCCCAAACGGCCGGCACCACATCCAGGTGAAAGTCATCCAGCCGCAGATCGGCCTGGTCCTGGTGTATGCCGGCAGCTTCGACTACAGGCTGCGCGCCTACACAGGGGGCAGCTCCGCCCAAAGCTTCCTGCCCCGGTACGCCCAGCCGGACCGCTGGGAAAACCGCGTTTAG